The Corythoichthys intestinalis isolate RoL2023-P3 chromosome 1, ASM3026506v1, whole genome shotgun sequence genomic interval ttctgcaaatcattgaaaaaacaaCTGATCAGGTAAATTTAACAGCTTTAATTTGACATATTGCACATCATGGTTgagcaaatgaacattgagaaatttacattccaaaaatggcactttttGACAATATTTTGTAAACAATTATTTCACATTGtcatgaaatgtgaaaaaacaaaacattttctggATGCTCCTATACTGGTGTTCTACACCCCTTCTACCCCGGCCTTGTCATTGTGATGCCAATTTGTCGATGTCATTGTTAGAAAAATTGATTATTCCATCACAGACGTGCTATGAAACCTTGCCGATGCAAGATGGCGGCCACTGATGCGAACATCAACTAACTTCAAGTCAGCTCAGGAAAACCCCGTTACCATGCGACAGTGCAGCCATCTGGTGTTGAATGAAAGAGCTACTATTCCTCAACAAACTGGCCAAAATGACGTCTCATCATGAGTACAACAGATGTTATAGCCCACAGAAATCAAGGGGCCgctggcagaggtgggtagaggagccaaaaattttactcatgaGAATGCAACACTTCAAAATAATGTTACTCAAGAAAAagtagtcattaaaaaaattgtacTGGAGTTCAAGTAAAATAGTATTTGGTGAACAGAGTACTCAAGTCAGGAGTAACTTTGCGTGTtctgatttttttcaaactttttttctcaCCACAAGGTTATCTATGTGAACTATCATTATGCACTATACCCGATTACATAACCGGATGAAGCCAAAGAATCATAAATAAAGGGAAACAAAATTgaaagtggagaaaatagttccgagtttgaatgatgaaattaaaaggataatatctctggttttctgtggtcagttggcaccaaataaaaactgggagagaggttgaaatccagcacttttgagggcagcgctctatgtcaaatacttcattttttacggtgctccaAAGAcgctttgattgaacatttgagattgaacaggctggcgtgatcaaagaacggcaagcttgcctcTGAATAGTATTATTGAGTCATGTGATAATTGCTgccacgtctcattggtgaaattggcagtgctactcttggcatggctgggaaaaaaaaatctaatgtgtagaataaagagaaaaaatatAATGGCtcatgtgtagcccaaagtagcagagaaagagtagcatttttttcttcacaaatctactcaagcaaaagtagccagtatggcttggtaaaactactctttttACAGTCTTTTtacattcccccccccccccaaaaggttactcaagtaaaggtaaCAAGAGTACATGTAAGACTtccccaatcattcccaattgtACAGCGTGGAGAGTAAGGTTaagaggttgtttttttttgtttacatcaCACAGTGCAAGTGAAAGGTTTCTTCTTGGTGTGCGTTCTTGCGTAACTGTTTAATTCTCGGTTCCAGATGAACCTTTTACCTGGTGTGTACGCACATGTCTTGTCAACTCTTGCTTCCtacaaaatcttttatcgcaaagagagcaggcgaaaggcttctctccagtgtttgTTATTGAGTGTACATTTAAATCTCCCTTttcggtgaatcttttaccacaaaatgtgccgacagaaggcttctctccagggtGTGTACTCGTGTGTTTTGTTAACCCTTGCTTCGAAGAAAATTTTTTATCACAAATaaagcaggcaaaaggcttctctccagtgtgtgttcttttgTGTACATTGAAATTTCCCTTCGCGGTGAATCCtttaccacaaattgtgcagacaaaaggcttctctccagtgtgtgttattGTGTGGATATTCAAATCTCTCTTTTCGGTGAATCTTTCACCACAAAATGTGcatacaaaaggcttttctccggcGTGTGTACTCGCGTGTTTTGTTAACCCTTGCTTCGAAGAAAATTTTTTATCGCAAATAGAGcagacgaaaggcttctctccagtgtgtgttcttttgTGGACATTTAAATTTGCCTTCtctgtgaatcttttaccacaaattgtgcagataaaaggcttctctccagtgtgtataCTCGTGTGTCTTGCAAACGCTTGCTTAGTATAAAATCCTTTATTGCAAAgagagcagacaaaaggcttctctccagtgtgtgttattGCGTGGCTCTTTAAATTAAGCTCAacagtgaatcttttaccacaaaatttgcagacaaaaggcttttctccagtgtgcgtTCTTGTGTGTCTTGTTAAATCATGCTTTGTACAAAATCGTTTTTCACAAAAAGAGcagacgaaaggcttctctccagtgtgggttcttttgtGCACGTTCAAATTTCCCCTctcggtgaatcttttaccgcaaaatgtgcagacaaaaggcttctctccagtgtgcgtacttgtgtgttttgttaAGTCATGCTTCGTTAAAAATCTTTTACCGCAAAGCGAGcagacgaaaggcttctctccagtgtgtatttttgtgtgcctCTTTAAATTAAGCTCAacagtgaatcttttaccacaaaatgtgcaaacaaaaggcttttctccagtgtgtgttcttgtgtgtatttttaaagTTCCTTCCTGGGTGAAACctttaccacaaaatgtgcagagaaaaggcttttctccagtgtgtgtatgcGTATGTAAGATCAACTTTTCCTTGGTAGTGAATGTTTTATCGCAatgtgagcaggaaaaaggtttcccAACCACGCATTCTTTTGTATCTCTTTTCAGTGATGACTTCTTTAAGGATTTCGAAGCATCGGAGTCAACATCCTCCTCATCGGTGTTAAAATCAGAAGAGTGTGACGTTACAACGTCACTGTCCGAGAGCGGCGCTAACAAACCGTCAGGTTGCGATCTTTTTGTTGTCGGGTGCTGAAATGAGCTGACGCTCGAATGTTCCTCTGCTCCGCTCTCTTCGCTTGGACCTTCGTCGTCTTCACTCTTTACAATGACAGTCATTGGAAAGTTGGGGATTTCATCTTCCTGATTTTCTTCTTTAATGCTGGGGGTctctggctcctcctcctgATTGATGTACGGCATCTCCGACTCCTCCCGTTTAACGTGGAGGGGATCGTGCTTCTGTGGGTGAAGCTCTTTAATAGTGATGTCTGCAGGACActggaaatggaaaaatatgtcatttgcTATAGTAGCTAAAGTCCAGCTTTGCTCAGCCTCCTGCTGTGATTTTAATggtgtatatttttttcccgacACTCAGGCATTGttcagcctgaacgatatattgtttaaacatcgcaatcgcgatgtgcgtgatagtcccatcgcaagcacgtgcgatagtttttatttatttttttaatccccatacgccttgctttctgctctgcgcacagcctcacaccctccctctcccagccctttgttcctgacagtcactgcagcacttgcttattaaagttaacaatgcttgttgtctttgatcttgccaaagaagcggactTCAAAGCGGAGTAATGTGTCAATCAtagtttaacttgtaaaacaggcaaggaagccgcactggaatgaatgtgtgtgtgtatgtggagacgttggagacatataaaatgAATGCCAGAAgttatcatgaggagtttgaaatttctacacgtCACTCCAAgactcacagctaaggtagataaacagaagcatttaataaagtcaagcatttttctactacagttctttattcttgttcaaaaacgaTTTGGTTAGacggttatgtttaaaactgatcataattatgacatttgaagtgcttaaaaaccatttatttatatgcattttttaaattactttgggggaaaaagttagaaaaaaacatgtcttatttgtatctctttccaatgctaaatctgaataaatacattgagcacaaaaaaacacacaaaaaaaaaaaaaaaaaaaatttgagggggggtgcgctacttcgcggtttttcacttctcATGGCGGgttccattaaccgtgaaaaacgagggatcactgtgcactgtggtgatggtgagtcatccaaagtctttccaaacagctattcaagtcatctagtgaaaatttctttaaaaaaatatgtatatatagtttttagtatcgcaatatattgcaaacccccaaaaaaatcgcaacaataatttTTTCCAACATTGTTCAGGCCTAGCGGCAGCCTAGTATGGAGCATTGAgcggcaacccattcattgtgtatgtgggacCGGACTTCTCAGTCAAAGTGAGTGGTGAACGGCTGTCTTGGgcggaacggcaagtttgaatcAATTTGTGccaagaggcggggcccaaaatagagccttgctccTTTTTCAGAGCACTGCCGGGCTGACGCagccaatagcagaggggcaggcgtacaAATAGGCAATTTTGCCGGATGTATACAGGTAATCCCCATGTTAGTCGACCATACAGTACTTGCATCTCGTTTAGAGAATGTTATAGGTAGCCGTGGTAACATTCTACAATGGTTTCAGTCATACCTGGAAGATAGGGCATTCTCTGTAATGATTGGAGAATTTTCTTCCACACAAACTCCTCTGTCTTGCGGGGAGCAACAAGGCTCTATTCTAGGGCCGATTTTGTTTGCACATTATCTGCTACCTTCAGGATCAATTAGGGTGCCACAAGGCTCTATTGTATTGTACTCGCGTTTTGTTTGCACTTTATCTGctacctttaggatcaattataaaataacactaggcctgcaagcaggactgaacgggccctcgcaatctagcgcaactcggacgtcacgcaactcggactgtgtgcaggtcagggtggtggcagatcctcctctctaatcatctcattagaacctaacatgctcgaaagtcgcctatttacattcccacacccaagagataaaaacccctattggagagagtactacaaaaaaggagccactactgagctgtgcagccaagcccttattcaaaaccaaaattaatcttctaactgggccaattcgaccaagtgtgccaactattgtggctctataagctccctgagtctctgaaaaaaaatatttcctttaaatggcgaacaaagggtcgtcacggcaacagacagagacacgtggacatgggccgtaaaaaagtattttaataggtcttgaaactacaatgaccaacatgaaaacaaccggacatgttttggaaaaacgagtgactttctatcgccactagttggcgctgtagggttgatgcaaatgacccctacaaggcccttcagggtatgactctcaacaagcacgggaggtttggcgcagatatcttgtatatctgccgagttatgactgttcaaagtttttggagagaaaaattgttgacagtcattttcactttcctgtttggacccctccgcttcaacgaaacttcaatatttttcatcaggcacctgaagacaggtcttaaggtttcccttatgcaggtttgaggtagattgattttttccctttagaagaggagtgtgtcccgtaaaaaagggcatttcctgttcccactaggaggcgccaggcacaaatggtacattttcaatccagtcctgctcaggctggtatacctcacacacatgccagatttaaaatagattgaacgttgtatgagggagttatcagtcattttccgaattcggtgttttggcgaaaaaatggaagaatttggcgccccgcccaggtcaggcccgtgaatgaaaacacaccatttttataacttaagatttcatatgcctcatgaacagtctccccaattttgagaatgatcaaactaattccctaggtgccaaggtgtaaaatgtgcacactgtaaatcgataaaaagttcacattcaatccaaaatacccgatttcctgtaggatttggaatgtgtgtgcaagagactttttggagcagttttgcacaaagttttgactctccaaatttcatcactctatgttagaaaaacctaaatggagaggcctttttgaaaatttcaagggggcgccactgagccattttgttaaattgtttcgtaacgttgcaagattatcgaacgttatccaaagccgcatgtatgtgcaaattttggtgagtttttatgcatattcaagcctccaaatgtaaactcttactgtgaacccatgaaaatttcacattcgatccaaaatacccgatttcctgttggatttggaatatgggtgcaagagactttttggagcagttttgcataaggtatctactccccaaatttccttgctctatgttgaaaaaacccaataggaaaggccttttttaaaacttctttctgtcgccactagttggcactgtagagttgatgcaaatgacccctacaagaaccttcagggtatgactctcaacaaacacggaaagtttggcgcagatatgttgcatatctgccgagttatgactgttcaaaatttttggcgagacaaattgttgacggtcattttcacttccagtttggacctctccgcttcaacgaacctcaatatttttcatcagggacctgaacacatgtcttgaggctcccctgaaacaggtttgaggtcaatagatttttttcccttggaggaggagcctgtctcgtaaagaaggccatttcctgttcccactagggggcgccaggcctaatgggtaatatttcaatgcagtcgtgttcaggctgggatatctcatatacatgctagaaatgaaaaagattgaacgttgtatcactgagtttttaatcattttctgaatttggtattttgcccaaaaatggccgactttgggaccacgcccaggtcaggcccgtgaatgaaaacacaccattttgataacttaagatttcatatgcctcatgaacagtctcgccaattttgagaatgatcaaactaattccctaggtgccaaggtgtaaaatgtgcacactgtaaatcgataaaaagttcacattcaatccaaaatacctgatttcctgttgggtttggaatacgcatgcaagagactttttggagcagttttgtacaaggtatcgactctccgaatttcatccctctacgttgaaaaaacctaaatggagaggcctttttgaaaatttcaagggggcgccactgagccattttgttacatgtttttgtaacgttgcaagattattgaacgttatccaaagccacatgtatgtccaaatttttgtgagttttcgtgcatgttcaagcctccaaatgtaaactcctactgtgaaccgataaaaatttcacattcgatccaaaatacccgatttcctgttggatttggaatacgggtgtaagagactttttggagcagttttgcacaaggtatcgactccccaaatttcatcactctatgttaaaaaaacctaataggaaacaccttattgaaaaattcaagggggcgccactgaggcattttgttatattttttcgtaacattgcaagattattgaacgttatccaaagccgtatgtatgtgcaaatttttacgagtttttgtgcatattcaagcctccaaatgtaaactcctactgtgaacccatgaaaatttcacattcgatccaaaatacccgatttcctgttggatttggaatatgggtgcaagagactttttggagcagttttgcataaggtatctactccccaaatttccttgctctatgttgaaaaaacccaataggaaaggccttttttaaaacttctttctgtcgccactagttggcactgtagagttgatgcaaatgacccctacaagaaccttcagggtatgactctcaacaaacacgggaagtttggcgcagatatgttgcatatctgccgagttatgactgttcaaagctttttgcgtgacaaattgtttacgttcattttcactttcctgtttggacccctccgcctcaacgaaacctcagtatttttcatcaggcacctgaacacaggtcttaaggctcccctgatgcaggtttgaggtcaacagatttttttcccttggaggaggaacctgtctcgtaaaaaaaggcatttcctgttctcactagggggcgctagacctaatgggtaatatttcaatgcactcgtgttaagggtgggataccacacatacatgccaaatatgaaaaagattgaacgttgtgtcaaggaactattagtcatttactgaatttgtcattttgccgaaaaaatggccgactttggcaccacgcccaggtcagacccgtgaatgaaaacgcaccattttcaaaacttaagatttcatatgtctcctgaatagtctcaccaattttcaagatgatccaaccaactccctcggcgaaaaggtctcaaatgtgcaccctgtaaatcgacaaaaatttcatatttgacccaaaataaccgatttcctgttgggtttggaatatgggtgtaaatgcttttttggagcggttttggacaaggtatagaccccccaaatttcattgctctacgctgaaagaccctaatgttataggccaattttaaaatttcaagggggcgccactgagccattttgttatatttttttgcaacgttgcaaaattatcgaaa includes:
- the LOC130911925 gene encoding gastrula zinc finger protein XlCGF26.1-like; translation: MRCPADITIKELHPQKHDPLHVKREESEMPYINQEEEPETPSIKEENQEDEIPNFPMTVIVKSEDDEGPSEESGAEEHSSVSSFQHPTTKRSQPDGLLAPLSDSDVVTSHSSDFNTDEEDVDSDASKSLKKSSLKRDTKECVVGKPFSCSHCDKTFTTKEKLILHTHTHTGEKPFLCTFCGKGFTQEGTLKIHTRTHTGEKPFVCTFCGKRFTVELNLKRHTKIHTGEKPFVCSLCGKRFLTKHDLTKHTSTHTGEKPFVCTFCGKRFTERGNLNVHKRTHTGEKPFVCSFCEKRFCTKHDLTRHTRTHTGEKPFVCKFCGKRFTVELNLKSHAITHTGEKPFVCSLCNKGFYTKQAFARHTSIHTGEKPFICTICGKRFTEKANLNVHKRTHTGEKPFVCSICDKKFSSKQGLTKHASTHAGEKPFVCTFCGERFTEKRDLNIHTITHTGEKPFVCTICGKGFTAKGNFNVHKRTHTGEKPFACFICDKKFSSKQGLTKHTSTHPGEKPSVGTFCGKRFTEKGDLNVHSITNTGEKPFACSLCDKRFCRKQELTRHVRTHQVKGSSGTEN